The Octopus bimaculoides isolate UCB-OBI-ISO-001 chromosome 16, ASM119413v2, whole genome shotgun sequence genome window below encodes:
- the LOC106881415 gene encoding ras-related protein Rab-9A isoform X2, whose amino-acid sequence MGSKSKLLKVVLLGDGGVGKSSLMNRFVSNKFDTQSFHTIGVEFLNKEISIGSESYTMQIWDTAGQERFKSLRTPFYRGADCCLLTYAVDDVKSFENVSMWKKEFLYYADIDDESTFPFVVIGNKIDVGQRLVSYNTASEWCEKNGHVPYFETSAKDSTNVEVAFTAAVKRLKDLEDKCAEVKPSHGNTVDLNKKKESQSTGCCN is encoded by the coding sequence ATGGGATCTAAATCAAAACTATTGAAAGTAGTTTTACTTGGAGATGGAGGTGTTGGTAAAAGTTCCTTGATGAACCGTTTTGTAAGCAACAAATTTGATACTCAGTCATTCCATACCATTGGCGTAGAATTTCTAAATAAAGAGATCTCAATTGGTTCTGAAAGTTACACCATGCAAATTTGGGATACTGCTGGTCAAGAAAGATTTAAAAGCTTACGGACACCATTTTATCGTGGTGCTGATTGTTGTCTGCTGACGTATGCTGTTGATGAtgtaaaaagttttgaaaatgtttcaatgtGGAAGAAAGAATTTCTCTATTATGCTGATATTGATGATGAAAGCACATTTCCTTTTGTAGTTATTGGCAACAAAATAGATGTTGGACAAAGACTGGTTTCTTATAATACTGCCAGTGAATGGTGTGAGAAAAATGGGCACGTTCCATACTTTGAGACCAGTGCAAAAGATTCCACTAATGTTGAAGTTGCATTCACAGCTGCTGTGAAGCGATTAAAAGACCTTGAAGATAAATGTGCTGAAGTAAAGCCCTCCCATGGAAATACAGTTGACTTGAACAAGAAGAAAGAATCTCAGTCCACTGGTTGTTGTAACTGA
- the LOC106881415 gene encoding ras-related protein Rab-9A isoform X1: MMGSKSKLLKVVLLGDGGVGKSSLMNRFVSNKFDTQSFHTIGVEFLNKEISIGSESYTMQIWDTAGQERFKSLRTPFYRGADCCLLTYAVDDVKSFENVSMWKKEFLYYADIDDESTFPFVVIGNKIDVGQRLVSYNTASEWCEKNGHVPYFETSAKDSTNVEVAFTAAVKRLKDLEDKCAEVKPSHGNTVDLNKKKESQSTGCCN, encoded by the coding sequence ATGGGATCTAAATCAAAACTATTGAAAGTAGTTTTACTTGGAGATGGAGGTGTTGGTAAAAGTTCCTTGATGAACCGTTTTGTAAGCAACAAATTTGATACTCAGTCATTCCATACCATTGGCGTAGAATTTCTAAATAAAGAGATCTCAATTGGTTCTGAAAGTTACACCATGCAAATTTGGGATACTGCTGGTCAAGAAAGATTTAAAAGCTTACGGACACCATTTTATCGTGGTGCTGATTGTTGTCTGCTGACGTATGCTGTTGATGAtgtaaaaagttttgaaaatgtttcaatgtGGAAGAAAGAATTTCTCTATTATGCTGATATTGATGATGAAAGCACATTTCCTTTTGTAGTTATTGGCAACAAAATAGATGTTGGACAAAGACTGGTTTCTTATAATACTGCCAGTGAATGGTGTGAGAAAAATGGGCACGTTCCATACTTTGAGACCAGTGCAAAAGATTCCACTAATGTTGAAGTTGCATTCACAGCTGCTGTGAAGCGATTAAAAGACCTTGAAGATAAATGTGCTGAAGTAAAGCCCTCCCATGGAAATACAGTTGACTTGAACAAGAAGAAAGAATCTCAGTCCACTGGTTGTTGTAACTGA